A genomic window from Populus nigra chromosome 7, ddPopNigr1.1, whole genome shotgun sequence includes:
- the LOC133700199 gene encoding uncharacterized protein LOC133700199 isoform X2 — translation MSAAKTSSKKRVAESLLTKSASKFRVEDEFDPDFSSDIKGIMSALQQIREKSQKDGQKKNEQTISRQTFAKALTKSSKECENCLKSETAKFQEIYDKFCKEKATHLQAQKDTVSRFEEDKETLCMRYEQMRKKEKSMISEHEKTCADKIAQLAESLKKKKQDDKTFCILRKSLGSFLEYASDEDFLPED, via the exons ATGTCAGCAGCGAAAACAAGCTCCAAAAAGCGAGTTGCCGAGTCGTTACTTACCAAATCGGCATCCAAATTCCGAGTCGAGGACGAGTTCGATCCCGATTTCTCCAG TGATATAAAGGGGATAATGTCGGCGTTACAGCAGATCAGAGAGAAATCTCAAAAGGACGGTCAAAAGAAGAACGAACAGACGATTTCTAG GCAAACTTTTGCGAAGGCACTCACAAAAAGCTCAAAGGAG TGCGAAAATTGCTTGAAGAGCGAGACCGCTAAGTTTCAAGAGATCTATGACAAATTTTGCAAGGAGAAAGCAACTCATTTGCAGGCCCAGAAAG ATACTGTTTCAAGATTCGAGGAAGACAAGGAAACGCTGTGCATGAGATATGAACAAATGA ggaagaaagagaagagcaTGATATCTGAGCATGAGAAAACCTGTGCCGATAAAATTGCTCAATTGGCGGAgtcattgaaaaagaaaaagcag GACGACAAAACTTTCTGCATTTTGAGGAAAAGCCTTGGCTCGTTCCTGGAATATGCCTCAGATGAGGACTTCCTTCCTGAGGATTGA
- the LOC133698669 gene encoding E3 ubiquitin-protein ligase RMA1H1-like, translating to MDFERYFAQGWKSVSSAAADAESFSGCFDCNICFDFAHEPVVTLCGHLYCWPCIYKWLHVQSASLASDEHPQCPVCKADISHATMVPLYGRGQGSTEAEGKAPYRGMIIPPRPSACGAQGVMSNTSNTSQRLPYRNPYQSHNYNSNPYGSFEEASPSPLLNLGDPTMTGLQEPVVGMLREMVYARVFGAFPSSYHLTGTSSPRMRRHEMLAAKSLNRISIFLFCCFLLCLVVF from the coding sequence ATGGACTTTGAGCGATATTTTGCCCAGGGATGGAAATCAGTTTCAAGTGCAGCAGCCGACGCCGAAAGTTTTAGTGGCTGTTTTGACTGTAATATCTGTTTTGATTTTGCACATGAGCCAGTAGTCACCCTCTGTGGCCACCTCTACTGCTGGCCCTGCATTTACAAGTGGCTCCATGTCCAGAGCGCCTCCCTTGCCTCTGATGAGCATCCGCAATGCCCAGTATGCAAAGCTGATATATCTCACGCTACCATGGTCCCCCTCTATGGCCGTGGCCAAGGCTCAACTGAAGCTGAAGGCAAGGCACCATATAGGGGTATGATCATACCTCCCAGACCTTCAGCTTGTGGTGCTCAAGGTGTCATGTCGAACACATCTAATACCAGCCAGCGGCTTCCATATCGTAATCCTTACCAGAGCCATAACTACAATTCTAATCCATATGGCAGTTTCGAAGAGGCTTCCCCATCACCATTACTTAACCTTGGAGACCCTACGATGACTGGTTTGCAGGAACCAGTTGTTGGGATGTTAAGGGAGATGGTTTATGCAAGGGTTTTCGGTGCATTTCCAAGCTCATATCACTTGACGGGAACTAGTAGCCCCAGGATGAGAAGGCATGAGATGCTGGCAGCGAAGTCATTGAACAGAATCTCAATTTTTCTCTTCTGCTGCTTTCTCCTTTGCCTTGTTGTATTTTGA
- the LOC133700199 gene encoding uncharacterized protein LOC133700199 isoform X1 — MSAAKTSSKKRVAESLLTKSASKFRVEDEFDPDFSSDIKGIMSALQQIREKSQKDGQKKNEQTISSVGSEIKSMIDELKSKIEKDRQTFAKALTKSSKECENCLKSETAKFQEIYDKFCKEKATHLQAQKDTVSRFEEDKETLCMRYEQMRKKEKSMISEHEKTCADKIAQLAESLKKKKQDDKTFCILRKSLGSFLEYASDEDFLPED, encoded by the exons ATGTCAGCAGCGAAAACAAGCTCCAAAAAGCGAGTTGCCGAGTCGTTACTTACCAAATCGGCATCCAAATTCCGAGTCGAGGACGAGTTCGATCCCGATTTCTCCAG TGATATAAAGGGGATAATGTCGGCGTTACAGCAGATCAGAGAGAAATCTCAAAAGGACGGTCAAAAGAAGAACGAACAGACGATTTCTAG TGTGGGCTCTGAGATCAAGTCTATGATTGATGAATTGAAGTCTAAAATAGAGAAGGACAG GCAAACTTTTGCGAAGGCACTCACAAAAAGCTCAAAGGAG TGCGAAAATTGCTTGAAGAGCGAGACCGCTAAGTTTCAAGAGATCTATGACAAATTTTGCAAGGAGAAAGCAACTCATTTGCAGGCCCAGAAAG ATACTGTTTCAAGATTCGAGGAAGACAAGGAAACGCTGTGCATGAGATATGAACAAATGA ggaagaaagagaagagcaTGATATCTGAGCATGAGAAAACCTGTGCCGATAAAATTGCTCAATTGGCGGAgtcattgaaaaagaaaaagcag GACGACAAAACTTTCTGCATTTTGAGGAAAAGCCTTGGCTCGTTCCTGGAATATGCCTCAGATGAGGACTTCCTTCCTGAGGATTGA
- the LOC133698729 gene encoding protein LOL2, with protein sequence MTSKEEDMAEAEEEEGPPPGWQSFPPEPSLPPPPTPPPPPSELGQMVCGSCRRLLSYPKGVRHVQCQCCQMINFVLEAHEVGQVKCGSCDVLLMYPYGASSVRCSSCRFVTEIGEQNRRPPWSVIQGYPPRPMPSNPIS encoded by the exons ATGACGAGCAAAGAAGAAGACATGgcagaagcagaagaagaagaaggaccaCCGCCTGGCTGGCAATCTTTCCCTCCAGAACCATCTTTACCACCGCCTCCAACACCACCTCCGCCGCCTTCAG AACTGGGTCAAATGGTCTGTGGCTCTTGCCGCAGACTGCTTTCGTATCCAAAAGGAGTCAGACATGTTCAGTGCCAGTGTTGTCAGATGATCAACTTTGTACTTGAAG CTCATGAAGTTGGGCAAGTGAAGTGCGGTAGTTGTGATGTATTACTtatgtatccatatggggcttCATCTGTTCGATGTTCCTCATGCCGTTTCGTGACAGAAATTGGG GAGCAAAACAGGCGACCACCATGGTCTGTGATACAAGGGTACCCTCCCCGTCCCATGCCGTCCAACCCCATTTCCTGA
- the LOC133700146 gene encoding FT-interacting protein 3-like, with amino-acid sequence MPPNEKPRADYTLKATSPDIGGRKATGSDKLTLVEQRQFIYVRIVKANGLPMNNISGTCNPFVELKIGNYKGITRCFEQTSNPEWNEVYAFTRDQILGGRLEILVRDKESAINEVVGHLSFDLGHISTRFPPDSPLAPQWYKLEDRNGVKIVGELMLAVWIGNQADDAFPVAWHSDAAAVSGKSVTKTRSNVYLSPVLWYLRIQVIAAQDLAPADRNRKPEAYVKAVLGNLVLRTKVSKDTNLNPTWNEEVMFVAAEPFDDPLVLSVEDKMGADKDVCLGRSVIPLHRVEKRLLPQPIGDQWITLQKRVAEGEEKTEVKFAGRLHLRIFLDGVYHVFDEPTYYCSDLRATSPKLWPEKIGVLELGILKAEGLLPTKSKDGRGTTDAYCVAKYGQKWVRTRTIVDSFAPKWNEQYHWDVYDPYTVVTIGVFHNYHLQEGDKNGGKRDPRLGKVRIRLSTLETGRIYTHSYPLIVLQPHGLKKMGELHLAVKFSCSNWIDLFHTYSQPLLPMMHYLKPLSVYQLDSLRHQATYTLSLRLGRADPPLSSEVVEYMLDTGVNRWSLRRGKANCERVMACLSGIVFIWRQFDQIRHWKNSAVTILIYSLFVAMVMSPKLILPAFFLAFFVLGVWRFPKRPRHPPHMDTKLSHAETAQHDELDEEFDTFPTSKQGEALKTRYDRLRGIAGRLMIMIGDLATQLERIHALVSWRDPRATAMFLIFCLIACILVHKVQFRNLVLVTWTYAMRPPRLRVGIPSIPQSFLRRLPAKTDSML; translated from the coding sequence ATGCCTCCAAACGAGAAACCAAGGGCGGACTATACCCTCAAGGCGACATCACCTGATATTGGTGGAAGGAAAGCCACGGGCAGTGACAAGCTTACTCTAGTTGAACAAAGGCAGTTTATTTATGTCAGAATTGTGAAAGCCAATGGCTtgccaatgaacaacatttcTGGCACTTGTAACCCTTTTGTGGAGCTAAAGATTGGAAACTACAAGGGAATAACTAGATGCTTTGAGCAGACCTCAAACCCAGAATGGAACGAAGTCTATGCTTTCACAAGAGATCAGATTCTGGGTGGGAGATTAGAGATCTTGGTAAGGGATAAGGAATCTGCGATTAATGAGGTTGTTGGCCATCTTTCCTTTGATTTGGGCCATATTTCAACGCGGTTTCCACCAGATAGTCCATTGGCACCACAGTGGTATAAGTTGGAGGATCGCAATGGGGTTAAGATTGTAGGAGAGTTGATGTTAGCTGTTTGGATAGGGAATCAAGCTGATGATGCATTTCCGGTTGCTTGGCATTCCGATGCAGCTGCCGTTAGTGGCAAAAGCGTGACAAAAACTCGTTCTAATGTATACCTCTCCCCGGTACTTTGGTATCTCAGAATTCAAGTGATTGCAGCACAAGATTTGGCACCTGCAGACAGGAACAGGAAACCAGAAGCTTACGTCAAGGCTGTTCTTGGGAACTTGGTTTTGAGGACTAAAGTCTCAAAGGACACGAACTTGAATCCCACTTGGAACGAGGAGGTGATGTTTGTTGCTGCAGAGCCATTTGATGATCCTTTGGTTTTGAGCGTGGAGGACAAGATGGGAGCTGATAAAGATGTATGTTTAGGGAGGTCAGTGATTCCTTTGCACCGAGTGGAGAAGAGGTTGCTTCCTCAACCTATTGGTGATCAGTGGATTACTCTTCAGAAGCGTGTTGCGGAGGGTGAGGAGAAGACCGAAGTGAAGTTTGCTGGTAGGCTTCATTTGAGGATCTTTTTAGATGGTGTATATCATGTTTTTGATGAACCAACTTACTACTGCAGTGATTTGAGGGCAACATCTCCCAAGTTATGGCCAGAGAAAATTGGGGTATTGGAGCTAGGCATCCTAAAAGCCGAAGGGTTGCTACCAACGAAGTCCAAGGATGGTCGTGGAACTACCGATGCTTACTGTGTAGCGAAATACGGGCAAAAGTGGGTTAGAACTAGAACTATAGTAGACAGTTTTGCTCCAAAGTGGAATGAGCAATACCACTGGGATGTTTATGATCCGTACACAGTTGTTACTATTGGAGTTTTTCATAATTATCATTTACAGGAAGGGGATAAGAATGGAGGGAAGAGGGATCCAAGACTTGGCAAGGTAAGGATTCGGTTGTCTACTCTCGAAACTGGTAGGATTTACACACATTCCTACCCACTTATAGTCTTGCAACCTCATGGATTGAAGAAAATGGGAGAGCTTCATTTGGCTGTGAAATTTAGCTGCAGCAATTGGATTGACTTGTTTCATACTTACTCACAACCTTTGCTTCCTATGATGCATTACCTTAAGCCATTATCAGTCTATCAGCTTGATAGTTTAAGACACCAAGCTACTTATACTCTCTCTTTGAGGCTTGGCCGTGCCGACCCACCTCTAAGCAGTGAGGTTGTGGAATACATGCTTGATACGGGTGTAAACAGATGGAGCTTGAGAAGAGGAAAGGCAAATTGCGAGAGAGTCATGGCATGTTTGAGTGGCATCGTTTTTATTTGGAGGCAGTTTGATCAGATACGCCATTGGAAGAATTCAGCAGTCACAATCCTAATTTACTCATTGTTCGTTGCTATGGTTATGTCCCCAAAACTAATATTGCCTGCtttctttttggcttttttCGTGCTGGGGGTTTGGCGCTTTCCGAAGAGGCCGAGACATCCTCCACACATGGATACCAAATTATCCCATGCTGAAACTGCACAGCATGATGAACTCGACGAAGAATTCGATACATTTCCAACTTCCAAGCAAGGTGAAGCACTGAAGACAAGGTATGATAGATTGAGAGGGATTGCAGGGAGGTTGATGATAATGATAGGAGATTTGGCAACTCAATTGGAGAGGATCCATGCTCTTGTAAGCTGGAGGGATCCGCGAGCTACTGCAATGTTTTTGATATTCTGTCTGATTGCTTGTATTTTGGTTCATAAAGTTCAGTTCAGGAACTTGGTTCTTGTCACATGGACTTATGCAATGAGGCCTCCGAGACTTCGTGTTGGCATTCCTTCTATTCCTCAAAGTTTCCTCAGGAGATTGCCTGCTAAAACAGACAGCATGTTGTAA